A DNA window from Thermodesulfobacteriota bacterium contains the following coding sequences:
- a CDS encoding response regulator transcription factor, which translates to MVRIMIVDDHTILRQGVKELLSLNDEFEVVGEAADGREALALVERCHPDVVFMDISMPGMGGIAATREIKKRSPEVKVIILTMYHNSQYVHESFQAGASGYLLKAASFNELALAVQSVVEGKTYLSPGISDQIVRTFLAAGDEAAKRSPWDTLSPREKEVVRLAVAGKTSQEIGDILCISSKTVRVHLSNIMKKLDIHSRTDLVRFVHAMEEMGRDV; encoded by the coding sequence ATGGTCCGGATCATGATCGTCGACGATCATACCATTCTCAGGCAGGGGGTGAAAGAGCTCCTGTCCCTCAACGATGAGTTCGAGGTGGTGGGAGAGGCAGCCGACGGCCGCGAGGCCCTGGCCCTGGTGGAGCGCTGCCACCCGGATGTGGTCTTCATGGACATCTCCATGCCCGGAATGGGGGGGATCGCCGCCACCCGGGAGATCAAGAAGCGCTCCCCCGAGGTGAAGGTGATCATTCTCACCATGTACCACAACAGCCAGTATGTTCACGAGAGCTTCCAGGCCGGCGCCAGCGGTTACCTTCTCAAGGCGGCCTCCTTCAACGAGCTGGCCTTGGCCGTGCAATCGGTGGTGGAGGGCAAGACCTACCTGAGCCCTGGCATCTCCGACCAGATTGTCCGCACCTTCCTGGCGGCCGGTGACGAAGCCGCCAAGAGGAGCCCCTGGGACACCTTGTCTCCCCGGGAGAAGGAGGTGGTACGCCTGGCGGTGGCTGGGAAGACCAGTCAGGAGATTGGCGATATCCTGTGCATCAGCTCCAAGACGGTGCGGGTGCACCTGTCCAACATCATGAAGAAGCTGGACATCCATTCCCGCACCGATTTGGTGCGCTTCGTGCACGCCATGGAAGAGATGGGGCGGGATGTCTGA
- a CDS encoding methyl-accepting chemotaxis protein, which yields MPHYKRKKLNLNVKRQFQVWLLVRILGTIILSSLVAALILYFYARHETAASFYEAHLKIRRVSDLLLPVVIAGSLVSLLGGALLAIFLPQKIAGPMYRIEQDLQAVQRGDLTVQVRLREHDTMKDLAATINATLASLRDGLREVRNGESAAAQALEQEDLNRARQALAACRERLERFML from the coding sequence ATGCCGCACTACAAGCGCAAAAAGCTCAATCTCAACGTCAAGAGGCAATTCCAGGTCTGGCTCCTGGTGCGCATCCTGGGCACCATCATCCTCAGCTCCCTGGTGGCGGCGCTGATCCTCTATTTCTATGCCCGCCACGAAACGGCCGCCTCCTTCTACGAGGCCCATCTGAAGATCCGCCGGGTGAGCGACCTCCTGCTGCCGGTGGTGATTGCCGGCTCTCTGGTCAGCCTCCTGGGGGGAGCCTTGCTCGCGATCTTCCTGCCCCAGAAGATCGCCGGCCCCATGTACCGGATCGAGCAGGATCTGCAGGCCGTCCAGAGAGGGGACCTCACCGTCCAGGTTCGCCTCCGGGAGCATGACACCATGAAGGACCTGGCCGCGACCATCAATGCCACGCTGGCCAGCCTGCGGGACGGCCTGCGGGAGGTGCGGAACGGGGAATCAGCCGCGGCACAGGCCCTGGAGCAGGAAGACCTGAATCGGGCCCGCCAGGCCCTGGCGGCCTGTCGAGAGCGCCTGGAGCGGTTCATGCTCTAG